A portion of the Rhodococcus pseudokoreensis genome contains these proteins:
- the leuD gene encoding 3-isopropylmalate dehydratase small subunit — protein sequence MESFSTHKGIGVPLRRSNVDTDQIIPAVYLKRVTRTGFEDGLFAAWRNDPDFVLNVAPYDKGSVLVAGPDFGTGSSREHAVWALSDFGFRVVIASRFADIFRGNAGKAGLLAAQVSQSDVELLWKLLDEQPGLELIVDLENKTVTAGTTVVPFAIDDYTRWRLLEGLDDIGLTLRQVEAISEFEKARPSWKPVTLPEPTSAD from the coding sequence ATGGAATCCTTTAGCACACACAAAGGTATCGGCGTCCCGCTGCGGCGATCGAACGTGGACACGGACCAGATCATCCCGGCGGTCTACCTGAAACGAGTGACCCGCACCGGTTTCGAGGACGGGCTGTTCGCCGCGTGGCGGAACGATCCGGACTTCGTCCTCAACGTCGCCCCGTACGACAAGGGCAGCGTTCTGGTCGCGGGACCGGACTTCGGCACCGGCTCCTCCCGGGAGCACGCCGTGTGGGCGCTATCCGACTTCGGATTTCGGGTCGTGATCGCGTCCCGGTTCGCGGACATCTTCCGGGGCAACGCCGGCAAGGCCGGTCTGCTGGCCGCCCAGGTGTCTCAGTCGGACGTCGAACTGCTCTGGAAGTTGCTCGACGAACAGCCCGGTCTCGAATTGATCGTCGACCTCGAGAACAAGACCGTGACCGCCGGAACCACCGTGGTGCCCTTTGCGATTGATGACTACACACGGTGGCGTCTGCTCGAGGGTCTCGACGACATCGGATTGACATTACGGCAGGTAGAAGCCATTTCCGAGTTCGAAAAGGCAAGGCCTTCTTGGAAACCTGTGACTCTTCCGGAGCCCACTTCGGCCGACTGA
- the gltX gene encoding glutamate--tRNA ligase, with translation MTTSEVRVRFCPSPTGTPHVGLVRTALFNWAFARHNGGSFVFRIEDTDAARDSEESYQAILDALRWLGLNWDEGPEVGGPYEPYRQSQRRDLHLDVVAKLLAAGEAYESFSTPEEVEERHKAAGRDPKLGYDNFDRDLTPEQRQAFLDEGRKPVVRLRMPDHDLTWDDLVRGETTFKAGTVPDFALTRGNGIPLYTLVNPVDDALMKITHVLRGEDLLSSTPRQLALYAAMQRIGVADFTPQFGHLPFVMGQGNKKLSKRDPESNLFIHRDRGFVPEGLLNYLALLGWGISDDHDVFSLDEMVAAFDISKVNSNPARFDQKKADAINAEHIRLLEPADFAARLRAFLTLHGHLGETVDESVFATAADLVQTRIVVLSDAWDLLKFLFVEEADFAIDPAAAAKNLGADSAPVLDAALASLDAVGAWDAASLEEALKTALVDELGLKPRKAFAPVRVAVTGSHISPPLYESMELLGRDVSLSRLRSARAGIAG, from the coding sequence ATGACCACAAGCGAAGTTCGCGTCCGTTTCTGCCCGTCGCCCACCGGAACCCCGCACGTGGGGCTCGTCCGAACCGCCCTGTTCAACTGGGCGTTCGCCCGACACAACGGCGGGTCGTTCGTGTTCCGCATCGAGGACACCGATGCTGCCCGTGACAGTGAGGAGTCGTACCAGGCGATCCTGGACGCGCTGCGCTGGCTCGGGCTGAACTGGGACGAGGGCCCGGAGGTCGGGGGACCGTACGAGCCGTACCGCCAGTCCCAGCGACGCGACCTGCACTTGGACGTCGTCGCGAAACTGCTCGCGGCGGGCGAGGCGTACGAGTCGTTCTCGACGCCCGAGGAGGTCGAGGAGCGGCACAAGGCGGCCGGCCGCGACCCCAAGCTCGGCTACGACAACTTCGATCGTGACCTGACGCCGGAGCAGCGGCAGGCGTTCCTCGACGAGGGCCGCAAGCCCGTGGTCCGGCTCCGGATGCCCGACCACGACCTGACGTGGGACGACCTCGTGCGCGGTGAGACGACGTTCAAGGCCGGCACCGTGCCCGACTTCGCGCTGACCCGCGGCAACGGGATCCCGCTGTACACCTTGGTCAACCCCGTCGACGACGCGTTGATGAAGATCACACACGTGCTGCGCGGAGAGGACCTGTTGTCGTCGACGCCGCGGCAGCTCGCTCTCTACGCGGCGATGCAGCGGATCGGCGTGGCCGATTTCACGCCGCAGTTCGGGCATCTGCCGTTCGTGATGGGGCAGGGCAACAAGAAGCTGTCCAAGCGCGATCCCGAGTCGAACCTCTTCATCCATCGCGACCGCGGTTTCGTTCCCGAGGGATTGCTGAATTACCTGGCGCTGCTGGGCTGGGGTATTTCCGACGACCACGACGTGTTCTCGCTGGACGAGATGGTCGCCGCCTTCGATATCTCCAAGGTCAATTCCAATCCGGCCCGGTTCGATCAGAAAAAGGCCGACGCGATCAACGCCGAGCACATCCGCCTGCTCGAGCCCGCCGATTTCGCCGCGCGCCTGCGTGCGTTCCTCACTCTCCACGGCCACCTCGGCGAGACGGTGGACGAGTCCGTCTTCGCGACCGCTGCCGATCTGGTCCAGACGCGCATCGTGGTCCTGTCCGACGCGTGGGATCTGCTGAAGTTCCTGTTCGTCGAGGAGGCCGACTTCGCGATCGATCCGGCCGCCGCGGCGAAGAACCTGGGGGCCGACTCGGCGCCGGTTCTCGACGCCGCCCTCGCATCGCTGGACGCAGTCGGTGCGTGGGACGCAGCCTCGCTGGAGGAGGCCCTCAAGACCGCTCTCGTGGACGAACTGGGCCTCAAGCCACGTAAGGCGTTCGCGCCGGTGCGGGTGGCCGTCACGGGCTCGCACATCAGCCCGCCGCTCTACGAATCGATGGAACTGCTCGGACGCGACGTGTCGCTGTCCCGGCTGCGTTCCGCGCGGGCCGGCATCGCCGGTTAA
- a CDS encoding pyridoxamine 5'-phosphate oxidase family protein codes for MGKNQRSQITMTDSEITEFVDRSRIATLATVAADGRAHLVAMWYAVIDGEIWFETKSKSQKAVNLRRDDRVTVLIEDGQTYDTLRGISIEGRAEIVEDPDAMFAVGVSVWERYTGPYTDDLRPAIDQLLHKRVVVRIVPERIRSWDHAKLGLPAMPVGGTTAAYVETADRRD; via the coding sequence ATGGGGAAGAACCAGCGATCGCAGATCACGATGACGGATTCGGAGATCACCGAATTCGTGGACCGGAGCCGGATCGCCACGCTGGCAACGGTGGCAGCCGACGGCAGGGCCCATCTGGTCGCCATGTGGTACGCCGTGATCGACGGCGAGATCTGGTTCGAGACGAAATCCAAATCGCAGAAGGCGGTCAACCTGCGCCGCGACGACCGGGTCACCGTCCTGATCGAGGACGGCCAGACGTACGACACCCTGCGTGGAATTTCGATCGAGGGCCGGGCGGAGATCGTGGAGGATCCGGACGCGATGTTCGCCGTCGGCGTCAGCGTGTGGGAACGCTACACCGGGCCCTACACCGACGATCTGCGTCCCGCCATCGATCAGCTGCTGCACAAGCGGGTGGTCGTGCGGATCGTTCCCGAGCGCATCAGGAGCTGGGACCACGCCAAGCTCGGCCTTCCCGCGATGCCGGTGGGCGGAACCACGGCCGCATACGTGGAGACGGCCGACCGCCGCGACTGA
- the leuC gene encoding 3-isopropylmalate dehydratase large subunit, translated as MEKMADKARTLAEKVWDDHVVVRGEGDNPDLIYIDLHLVHEVTSPQAFDGLRLAGRPLRRPDLTIATEDHNVPTVDIDKPIADPVSKTQVDTLRRNCEEFGVRLHPMGNIDQGIVHVVGPQLGLTQPGMTVVCGDSHTSTHGAFGAIAMGIGTSEVEHVMATQTLSLRPFRTMAITVDGELPEGVTSKDLILAVIAKIGTGGGQGYVLEYRGEAIRKMSMEARMTICNMSIEAGARAGMIAPDEITYEFIKGRPHAPQGADWDAAVAAWEQLKTDEGAVFDNEVHIDASTLTPFVTWGTNPGQGLPLGEAVPDPEQIVDESERHAAEKALTYMGLEAGTPLRDVAIDTVFVGSCTNGRIEDLRAVADVLRGRHVADGVRMLIVPGSMRVRAQAEKEGLGEIFTAAGAEWRQAGCSMCLGMNPDQLAPGERSASTSNRNFEGRQGKGGRTHLVSPLVAAATAVRGTLSAPTDLA; from the coding sequence GTGGAGAAGATGGCCGACAAAGCACGCACCCTGGCAGAGAAGGTGTGGGACGACCACGTCGTGGTCCGGGGCGAGGGAGACAACCCCGACCTCATCTACATCGATCTGCATCTCGTTCACGAAGTGACGAGTCCGCAGGCATTCGACGGACTTCGGCTGGCGGGGCGCCCGCTCCGCAGGCCCGACCTGACGATCGCCACCGAGGACCACAACGTCCCCACCGTCGACATCGACAAGCCGATCGCCGACCCCGTGTCCAAGACTCAGGTCGACACGCTCCGGCGCAACTGTGAGGAATTCGGCGTCCGGTTGCACCCGATGGGAAACATCGACCAGGGCATCGTTCACGTCGTCGGCCCGCAACTCGGTCTCACCCAGCCCGGTATGACCGTGGTGTGCGGCGACAGTCACACGTCCACCCACGGCGCCTTCGGTGCGATCGCGATGGGTATCGGCACCAGTGAGGTCGAACACGTCATGGCGACGCAGACGTTGTCTCTGCGCCCGTTCCGGACGATGGCGATCACCGTCGACGGCGAATTGCCCGAAGGCGTGACGAGCAAGGATCTCATTCTGGCCGTCATCGCGAAGATCGGAACCGGCGGAGGCCAGGGCTACGTCCTGGAGTACCGCGGCGAAGCGATCCGGAAGATGTCGATGGAAGCGCGGATGACCATCTGCAACATGTCCATCGAGGCCGGTGCGCGGGCAGGCATGATCGCCCCCGACGAGATCACCTACGAGTTCATCAAGGGACGCCCCCACGCGCCGCAGGGCGCCGACTGGGACGCCGCGGTGGCGGCCTGGGAGCAGTTGAAGACCGACGAGGGTGCGGTTTTCGACAACGAGGTCCACATCGACGCGAGCACGCTGACGCCGTTCGTGACCTGGGGCACCAACCCGGGCCAGGGTCTGCCGCTCGGCGAGGCCGTGCCGGATCCCGAGCAGATCGTGGACGAGAGCGAACGTCACGCCGCGGAGAAGGCGTTGACCTACATGGGTCTCGAAGCCGGAACTCCGTTGCGTGACGTGGCGATCGACACAGTTTTCGTGGGTTCGTGCACCAACGGCCGGATCGAGGATCTGCGGGCCGTGGCCGACGTGTTGCGCGGGCGGCACGTCGCCGACGGGGTCCGGATGCTGATCGTGCCGGGTTCGATGCGCGTGCGCGCCCAGGCCGAAAAGGAGGGTCTCGGCGAGATCTTCACCGCCGCCGGCGCCGAATGGCGGCAGGCGGGCTGCTCCATGTGCCTCGGCATGAACCCGGATCAGCTCGCGCCCGGCGAGCGTTCGGCCTCCACGTCCAACCGCAATTTCGAAGGCCGTCAAGGCAAGGGCGGGCGGACTCACCTGGTTTCGCCGCTGGTCGCCGCCGCGACCGCAGTCCGGGGAACCCTGTCCGCGCCGACAGATCTGGCCTAG
- a CDS encoding DUF5302 domain-containing protein, which produces MTDADNEDTKKKFREALERKNHQAGLSADHKDADSKVHHAHGPADHKREFRRKTG; this is translated from the coding sequence GTGACTGACGCCGATAACGAGGACACGAAAAAGAAATTCCGCGAAGCACTGGAGCGGAAGAATCATCAGGCCGGGCTGTCCGCCGATCACAAGGACGCGGATTCCAAGGTGCACCATGCGCACGGGCCTGCCGACCACAAACGCGAATTCCGCCGCAAGACCGGATAA
- a CDS encoding RNA degradosome polyphosphate kinase has product MSNREALDHPTDVDGKNGTRDGIVTANPTNVPMAPPAATSALTSALTDGLPEDRYLNRELSWLDFNARVLALAEDTSLPLLERAKFLAIFASNLDEFFMVRVAGLKRRDETGLSVRSADGLSPREQLSLIATRTQEISEKAARVFLDSVRPALAAEGISIIGWDELTDDDRERLSVHFQDQIFPVLTPLAVDHAHPFPYISGLSLNLAVTVKDALTGGEHFARVKVPDNVGRFVRVRRDETPSSIDAFLPLEDLISAHLDMLFPGMEIVEHHAFRITRNADFEVEEDRDEDLLQALERELARRRFGSPVRLEVADDMTEHMLDLLLRELDVDPGDVIQVPGLLDLSCLWQVYAVDRPALKDAPFVPATHPAFGERETPKSVFSTLRDGDVLVHHPYDSFSTSVQRFIEQAAADPQVLAIKQTLYRTSGDSPIVDALITAAEAGKQVVALVEIKARFDEQANIKWARKLEHAGVHVVYGLVGLKTHCKTCLVVRREGSTIRRYCHIGTGNYNPKTARLYEDIGLLTAAPEIGADLTDLFNSLTGYSRKTQYRNLLVAPYGVRRGIIERIDGEIAHKLRGEDAGILLKANALVDEQVIDSLYRASKAGVPVEIVVRGICALKPGVPGLSENIHVRSILGRFLEHSRVFHFRGADEFWIGSADMMHRNLDRRVEVMAQVKDPRLTAQIGDIVDSALDPVTRCWVLGPDGRWVPSPAHGEEVRDHQEAMMRKRMGTGS; this is encoded by the coding sequence GTGAGCAACCGAGAAGCACTCGATCACCCGACCGACGTCGACGGAAAGAACGGAACCCGCGACGGGATCGTGACGGCCAACCCCACGAACGTTCCGATGGCTCCCCCCGCTGCGACGAGTGCCCTCACGAGCGCGCTGACGGACGGGCTCCCCGAAGATCGTTACCTCAACCGTGAACTCAGTTGGCTCGATTTCAACGCCCGGGTGCTCGCCCTCGCCGAGGACACGTCGCTGCCGCTGCTCGAGCGCGCCAAGTTCCTCGCCATCTTCGCGTCCAATCTGGACGAATTCTTCATGGTCCGGGTCGCGGGACTCAAGCGCCGCGACGAGACCGGCCTGTCCGTGCGATCCGCCGACGGCCTCTCCCCTCGCGAGCAACTCTCCCTGATCGCGACCCGCACCCAGGAGATCTCGGAGAAGGCCGCGCGGGTGTTCCTCGACTCCGTTCGTCCTGCGCTTGCCGCCGAAGGGATCTCCATCATCGGATGGGACGAACTCACCGACGACGACCGCGAGCGACTGTCGGTGCATTTCCAGGACCAGATCTTCCCGGTGCTCACCCCACTCGCCGTCGACCATGCCCACCCGTTCCCGTACATCAGCGGCCTGAGTCTCAACCTCGCCGTGACGGTGAAGGATGCGCTCACCGGTGGCGAACACTTTGCGAGGGTCAAGGTTCCGGACAACGTGGGACGGTTCGTCCGCGTCCGCCGCGACGAGACACCGTCCTCCATCGACGCGTTCCTGCCCCTGGAAGATCTGATCTCCGCTCACCTCGACATGCTGTTCCCGGGCATGGAGATCGTGGAGCACCATGCCTTCCGCATCACGCGCAACGCCGATTTCGAGGTCGAGGAAGACCGCGACGAGGATCTTCTGCAGGCCCTCGAGCGTGAATTGGCGCGCCGCCGCTTCGGTTCCCCGGTGCGACTCGAGGTCGCGGACGACATGACCGAGCACATGCTCGACCTTCTCCTGCGCGAACTCGACGTCGATCCCGGCGACGTCATCCAGGTGCCCGGACTGCTGGATCTGTCGTGCCTCTGGCAGGTGTACGCGGTCGACCGGCCCGCGCTCAAGGACGCTCCGTTCGTGCCGGCAACGCATCCGGCGTTCGGCGAGCGGGAAACACCGAAGAGCGTCTTCTCGACCCTCCGCGACGGCGACGTCCTGGTCCACCACCCGTACGACTCGTTCTCCACGAGCGTGCAGCGCTTCATCGAGCAGGCCGCCGCCGACCCTCAGGTCCTGGCGATCAAGCAGACCCTCTACCGCACGTCCGGCGACTCCCCCATCGTCGACGCATTGATCACCGCCGCCGAGGCGGGCAAACAGGTTGTGGCACTGGTCGAGATCAAGGCGCGGTTCGACGAGCAGGCGAACATCAAGTGGGCCCGCAAGCTCGAACACGCGGGTGTGCACGTGGTGTACGGGCTGGTCGGGCTCAAGACCCACTGCAAGACGTGCCTCGTCGTCCGCCGCGAAGGGTCCACCATCAGGCGTTACTGCCACATCGGCACCGGCAACTACAACCCGAAGACGGCCCGGCTGTACGAAGACATCGGTCTGCTCACCGCGGCGCCGGAGATCGGCGCCGACCTCACGGACCTGTTCAATTCGCTCACCGGCTACTCGCGGAAGACGCAGTATCGCAACCTCCTCGTCGCGCCGTACGGTGTGCGCCGGGGAATCATCGAGCGGATCGACGGTGAGATTGCGCACAAGTTGCGGGGTGAAGACGCCGGAATCCTCCTGAAGGCCAACGCCTTGGTCGACGAACAGGTGATCGACTCGCTCTATCGCGCATCCAAGGCCGGTGTGCCCGTCGAGATCGTCGTGCGTGGCATCTGCGCCCTCAAGCCCGGAGTTCCCGGACTGAGCGAGAACATCCACGTCCGGTCGATCCTCGGCCGTTTCCTCGAGCACTCGCGAGTCTTCCATTTCCGCGGCGCCGACGAATTCTGGATCGGCAGCGCAGACATGATGCACCGCAACCTCGACCGACGCGTCGAGGTCATGGCGCAGGTGAAGGATCCTCGCCTCACCGCTCAGATCGGCGACATCGTCGACTCGGCGCTCGATCCCGTCACGCGGTGCTGGGTGCTCGGGCCCGACGGCCGGTGGGTTCCGTCGCCGGCACACGGCGAGGAGGTACGCGACCACCAGGAGGCCATGATGCGTAAACGAATGGGCACCGGATCCTGA
- a CDS encoding fumarylacetoacetate hydrolase family protein, protein MRLGRVASPDGVAFVSIEGDGESRVAKEIAEHPFGNPTFTGRSWPLADVRLLAPILASKVVAIGKNYAAHAAEMGGEAPADPVIFLKPNTSIVGPDAAIVLPKSSNEVHYEGELAVVIGRPCKDVPAAKALDVVLGYTAANDVSARDHQRHDGQWARAKGHDTFCPLGPWIETQLDASDVDITTEVDGVVKQRSNTSLLLHDIPKIIEWVSAVMTLLPGDVILTGTPEGVGPIVDGQSVSVTIGGIGTLTNPVTAKR, encoded by the coding sequence ATGCGTCTTGGTCGAGTGGCAAGTCCCGATGGTGTTGCGTTCGTCAGTATCGAAGGGGACGGGGAGTCCCGGGTCGCGAAAGAGATCGCCGAGCATCCGTTCGGCAACCCCACTTTCACCGGCCGGAGCTGGCCGCTCGCCGACGTGCGACTGCTGGCCCCGATCCTCGCCAGCAAGGTCGTCGCCATCGGAAAGAACTACGCCGCCCACGCCGCCGAGATGGGCGGAGAGGCGCCCGCCGATCCTGTGATCTTCCTCAAGCCGAACACCTCGATCGTCGGCCCCGACGCCGCGATCGTCCTGCCGAAGTCCTCCAACGAAGTTCATTACGAGGGGGAACTCGCGGTCGTCATCGGGCGCCCCTGCAAGGACGTGCCCGCGGCCAAGGCCCTCGACGTGGTGCTCGGCTACACGGCGGCCAACGACGTGTCGGCGCGAGACCACCAGCGCCACGACGGCCAGTGGGCGAGGGCGAAGGGCCACGACACGTTCTGCCCGCTGGGCCCGTGGATCGAGACCCAGCTCGACGCGTCCGACGTCGACATCACCACCGAGGTCGACGGAGTCGTGAAGCAGCGGAGCAACACTTCACTTCTGCTGCACGACATTCCGAAGATCATCGAATGGGTGTCGGCCGTGATGACGCTGCTCCCCGGCGACGTGATCCTCACGGGCACCCCGGAAGGCGTCGGTCCGATCGTCGACGGACAGAGCGTCAGCGTGACCATCGGCGGCATCGGCACCCTCACCAACCCGGTGACCGCCAAGCGCTGA
- a CDS encoding IclR family transcriptional regulator, with amino-acid sequence MRQHSGIGVLDKAVGVLHAVAEKPCSLTELCSRTGLPRATAHRLAVGLEVHRLLTRDSDGLWCPGPGLAELAATANDPLVSAAALVLPRLREITGESVQLYRREGTQRICVAAMEPPTGLRDTVLVGARLPMSAGSGAKVLLAWADPQTQRTVLPDAAFGERVLLEVRRRGWAQSAAEREPGVASVAAPVRDSAGAVIAAISVSGPIDRMGRRPGARWAADLLAAAEALHKRL; translated from the coding sequence ATGAGACAGCATAGCGGCATCGGGGTCCTTGACAAAGCGGTGGGCGTGCTTCATGCCGTGGCCGAGAAGCCCTGCAGCCTCACCGAACTGTGCTCGCGCACCGGACTCCCCCGCGCCACCGCCCACCGGCTGGCCGTCGGGCTCGAGGTCCACCGCCTCCTGACGCGTGATTCCGACGGGCTGTGGTGCCCCGGTCCCGGCCTCGCCGAACTCGCTGCAACGGCTAACGATCCGCTCGTCTCGGCGGCGGCTCTCGTCCTTCCGCGACTGCGCGAGATCACCGGCGAGAGCGTGCAGCTGTACCGCAGGGAAGGTACGCAACGCATCTGCGTGGCGGCGATGGAGCCGCCCACCGGCCTCCGCGACACCGTTCTCGTGGGAGCACGCCTGCCGATGAGCGCCGGTTCGGGCGCCAAGGTCCTCCTCGCCTGGGCCGACCCGCAGACCCAGCGCACGGTGCTCCCCGACGCGGCGTTCGGCGAGCGCGTGCTGCTCGAGGTCCGCCGCCGCGGCTGGGCGCAGAGCGCCGCCGAGCGTGAACCCGGCGTCGCCAGTGTCGCCGCACCCGTGCGGGACTCCGCGGGCGCTGTCATCGCGGCGATTTCGGTGTCCGGCCCCATCGACAGGATGGGCAGGCGCCCCGGCGCCCGGTGGGCTGCCGACCTCCTCGCCGCCGCAGAGGCGTTGCACAAGAGACTCTGA
- a CDS encoding NUDIX hydrolase, with translation MSSTSGKPVKANIFAAGAVLWRKSPENPDEIEIAVIHRPKYEDWSFPKGKLDPGETAVVAALREVEEETGIRGRLGRHLGALTYPIPGHRRLKRVEYWAAEARAGEFVANSEVDVMRWLPVPEVADQLSYPMDRKMLRRFTAGPPDTATVLLVRHAKAGSRKRYKGDDATRPLDANGVLQADALVAQLEAFGATDITSADRTRCTQTVDPLARALDTTVRLDPLLSEESYTADPAATRTRVRKIAALGGVQVICSQGGVIPDLLDWWADIDGVALPPARNRKASTWVLSLSGGKLIAADHIDSPLPPTRKD, from the coding sequence GTGAGCAGCACATCCGGCAAACCGGTCAAAGCCAATATCTTCGCGGCGGGAGCAGTGCTGTGGCGAAAGTCTCCCGAGAATCCCGACGAGATCGAGATCGCGGTCATTCACCGGCCCAAATATGAGGACTGGTCGTTTCCCAAGGGAAAACTCGACCCCGGTGAAACCGCTGTGGTGGCAGCACTGCGCGAGGTGGAAGAAGAGACGGGTATTCGCGGGCGCCTCGGCAGGCATCTCGGCGCGTTGACCTATCCGATTCCCGGGCACCGCCGGTTGAAACGAGTCGAATACTGGGCGGCCGAGGCCCGCGCCGGCGAATTCGTCGCCAACAGCGAAGTGGACGTGATGCGGTGGCTTCCGGTACCGGAGGTGGCCGATCAGCTGTCCTATCCCATGGATCGCAAGATGCTCCGCCGGTTCACGGCTGGGCCGCCCGACACCGCGACCGTGCTGCTGGTGCGGCATGCCAAGGCGGGAAGCCGGAAACGGTACAAGGGCGACGACGCGACCCGGCCCCTGGACGCGAACGGCGTACTGCAGGCCGACGCGCTCGTAGCCCAGCTCGAGGCGTTCGGGGCCACCGACATCACGTCGGCCGATCGGACGCGGTGCACGCAGACGGTCGACCCGCTGGCTCGCGCGCTGGACACGACCGTCCGGTTGGATCCGCTGCTGTCCGAGGAGAGTTACACCGCCGACCCGGCAGCCACCCGTACCCGCGTCCGCAAGATCGCCGCGCTCGGCGGGGTTCAGGTGATCTGCAGTCAGGGCGGCGTCATTCCCGATCTGCTCGACTGGTGGGCGGACATCGACGGCGTCGCACTACCCCCGGCACGGAACAGGAAGGCGAGCACCTGGGTGCTCTCCCTGTCCGGGGGCAAACTCATCGCCGCCGACCACATCGACAGCCCTCTGCCTCCCACGCGGAAGGACTGA
- a CDS encoding HU family DNA-binding protein has protein sequence MNKAELIDVLTEKLGTDRRTATEAVEHVVDTIVRAVHRGDSVTITGFGVFEQRRRAARVARNPRTGETVKVKPTSVPAFRPGAQFKAVIAGGQKLPATGPAVKRGAAAPATKAAAKKAAAKKTAAKKTAAKKAAPAKTAAAKKTVAKKVAPAKTAAAKKTVAKKVAPAKTVAAKKTAAKKAPAKTAAAKKTVAKKVAPAKTVAAKKTAAKKAPAKTAAKKTAAKKAPAKRAK, from the coding sequence ATGAATAAGGCAGAGCTCATCGATGTTCTGACCGAGAAACTGGGCACGGACAGGCGCACGGCAACGGAAGCTGTCGAGCATGTCGTGGACACGATCGTCCGGGCAGTGCACCGCGGCGACAGCGTGACCATCACCGGTTTCGGCGTCTTCGAGCAGCGGCGTCGTGCGGCACGTGTCGCGCGTAACCCGCGCACGGGTGAGACCGTCAAGGTCAAGCCGACGTCGGTGCCGGCGTTCCGTCCGGGCGCTCAGTTCAAGGCGGTTATCGCTGGCGGCCAGAAGCTTCCGGCCACCGGTCCGGCAGTCAAGCGCGGCGCAGCGGCGCCCGCCACCAAGGCCGCCGCCAAGAAGGCTGCTGCCAAGAAGACGGCAGCGAAGAAGACCGCCGCCAAGAAGGCTGCACCGGCCAAGACCGCGGCAGCGAAGAAGACCGTCGCGAAGAAGGTCGCTCCCGCCAAGACGGCGGCAGCGAAGAAGACCGTCGCGAAGAAGGTCGCTCCCGCCAAGACGGTGGCTGCGAAGAAGACTGCGGCCAAGAAGGCTCCGGCCAAGACGGCGGCAGCGAAGAAGACCGTCGCGAAGAAGGTCGCTCCCGCCAAGACGGTGGCTGCGAAGAAGACTGCGGCCAAGAAGGCTCCGGCCAAGACGGCTGCAAAGAAGACGGCAGCGAAGAAGGCTCCCGCGAAGCGCGCCAAGTAA